In the genome of Nocardioides marmoribigeumensis, one region contains:
- a CDS encoding M36 family metallopeptidase, whose amino-acid sequence MPARASARVPRPRLALTATTGLVAGAVALGLAAPAGALDLPGVPGLHPTVDRAADVRVLGDTPLAMPDLDRRGSALPSATQRRAASALSSAISAQVRWNRFGTPAVISPRTGSLGRASSSDPAVAARTWLRQHASLLGLSAAQVDALELVGAQPFTQSRARAVLFRQRFGGLPTALGSMVTVGVAGGRIQLVTSSLVKASGTPAAARLSPAQGWLRAARDLGAQVSLPTRTGVSQGWTRFAVPGFAQVQMARPRSLALADGSVRPVVEANVVDVQGSAVAAYTSLVDAVTGAVLYRENKVDQATDTKTFQGTLTATDCGPKHAFAISDNATKRIDAAAGVAIATNDIELKLFGPGGTLLTTGDTGTSPETASYAPGGALPQGSYAVQVCPFDDPTVPFVGPDQYAASVSLSEQETPSTTPDTQARWRYFDANPTPVFDGTTPKNSVVGCFVKGAGCTEPTGPWDNLASRLPWDADPSTGQTTGTTIGNNANTHEAWASPLTPGGTAQAPQSPQRDYTTKFTDAWNNSKCDPTQLVPGGNDILASVTNLFVAHNRMHDYAYFLGFTERNYNLQSSNFGRGGAGGDAEIGNTQAGALTGGQPSYLGRDNANQIALQDGVPGITNQYLFQPIAGSFYSPCTDGGMDMGIVGHEYTHAISNRMVGGPDEGLTSEQGGAMGESWGDLTAGEYMFSNGYRNGGNPWAVGLYATGNKSVAIRDYSINHNPLTYGEYGFDSTGPEVHADGEIWNATNWRVRQALVRKWNATYPYSDKALQLRCARGKGVQSPLPASRCPGNRRWIQLVFDAFLLQQGATSMLDARDAMLAADRMRFGGADQKVLWKAFARSGMGTRARTPDADSSNPTPSFATPTGHRSVRFGLRLPSGKAVAGKVYVGTYEARATPVADTLSKTGRDAVDRFAPGTYRGLVQSARTGLQRVRFTVRAGRGTQAVRFTVHPNLAGQANGAKVVRSSSGSLNPSYLIDATEGTNWAGVVGSGNVDDKGKHPFVVVDLAGSHSQRITRFLVSAMLRPAPASPTDVPLAQDPDSGSRFTALRKFGIDVCTKACTTSGAVWKRVYTSSGSAFPSVRPRPTAPTLNARVFRLRSAVRATHVRLVALENQCTGFAGYAGEIDNDPTNDTDCKSASDRGSIVHAAELEVFGG is encoded by the coding sequence GTGCCAGCACGAGCGTCAGCACGAGTCCCACGTCCCCGCCTCGCCCTCACCGCGACCACCGGCCTGGTCGCCGGCGCCGTCGCACTGGGGCTGGCCGCACCGGCAGGCGCCCTCGACCTGCCCGGCGTCCCCGGTCTGCACCCGACCGTCGACCGGGCGGCGGACGTCCGCGTGCTCGGTGACACCCCACTCGCCATGCCCGACCTCGACCGCCGCGGCAGCGCGCTGCCCAGCGCGACGCAGCGCCGTGCGGCCTCGGCCCTGTCCTCGGCCATCTCGGCCCAGGTGCGCTGGAACCGCTTCGGCACCCCCGCGGTGATCTCTCCCCGCACCGGGTCGCTGGGCCGCGCGAGCAGCAGCGACCCCGCGGTCGCCGCGCGCACCTGGCTGCGGCAGCACGCCTCCCTCCTCGGCCTCAGCGCCGCCCAGGTCGACGCCCTCGAGCTCGTGGGCGCCCAGCCGTTCACCCAGAGCCGGGCACGGGCCGTGCTGTTCCGCCAGCGCTTCGGCGGGCTGCCCACCGCGCTCGGCAGCATGGTCACCGTCGGCGTGGCCGGTGGACGCATCCAGCTCGTCACCTCCTCGCTGGTCAAGGCCTCCGGCACGCCCGCCGCCGCGCGCCTCAGTCCGGCCCAGGGGTGGCTCCGGGCCGCGCGCGACCTCGGCGCCCAGGTCTCGCTGCCCACGCGCACCGGGGTCTCCCAGGGCTGGACGCGCTTCGCCGTGCCGGGCTTCGCCCAGGTGCAGATGGCCCGGCCCCGCTCGCTCGCCCTGGCCGACGGGTCGGTGCGCCCCGTCGTCGAGGCCAACGTCGTCGACGTGCAGGGATCGGCCGTCGCGGCGTACACCTCGCTCGTCGACGCGGTCACCGGCGCGGTGCTCTACCGCGAGAACAAGGTCGACCAGGCCACCGACACCAAGACCTTCCAGGGCACGCTGACCGCGACCGACTGCGGCCCCAAGCACGCCTTCGCGATCTCCGACAACGCGACCAAGCGCATCGACGCCGCGGCGGGCGTGGCGATCGCCACCAACGACATCGAGCTCAAGCTGTTCGGCCCCGGCGGGACCCTGCTCACCACCGGTGACACCGGCACCAGCCCCGAGACCGCGAGCTACGCCCCCGGCGGCGCGCTCCCGCAGGGCTCCTACGCCGTCCAGGTCTGCCCCTTCGACGACCCGACCGTGCCGTTCGTCGGCCCCGACCAGTACGCCGCCTCGGTCAGCCTGAGCGAGCAGGAGACCCCCAGCACGACGCCCGACACCCAGGCCCGCTGGCGCTACTTCGACGCCAACCCGACCCCCGTCTTCGACGGCACCACTCCGAAGAACTCCGTCGTGGGCTGCTTCGTCAAGGGTGCCGGGTGCACCGAGCCCACGGGCCCGTGGGACAACCTCGCCTCGCGCCTGCCGTGGGACGCCGACCCGTCCACGGGACAGACCACCGGCACGACCATCGGCAACAACGCCAACACCCACGAGGCGTGGGCCAGCCCCCTGACCCCCGGTGGCACCGCCCAGGCACCCCAGTCGCCGCAGCGGGACTACACCACGAAGTTCACCGACGCGTGGAACAACTCCAAGTGCGACCCGACCCAGCTCGTCCCCGGCGGCAACGACATCCTCGCCTCGGTGACCAACCTGTTCGTCGCGCACAACCGCATGCACGACTACGCCTACTTCCTCGGCTTCACCGAGCGGAACTACAACCTGCAGTCCAGCAACTTCGGTCGTGGTGGGGCCGGCGGGGACGCCGAGATCGGCAACACGCAGGCCGGTGCGCTCACCGGCGGCCAGCCGTCCTACCTCGGTCGTGACAACGCCAACCAGATCGCGCTGCAGGACGGCGTGCCAGGCATCACCAACCAGTACCTCTTCCAGCCGATCGCAGGGTCGTTCTACTCCCCCTGCACCGACGGCGGGATGGACATGGGGATCGTCGGCCACGAGTACACCCACGCGATCAGCAACCGCATGGTCGGCGGCCCCGACGAGGGGCTCACCTCCGAGCAGGGCGGCGCCATGGGCGAGTCGTGGGGCGACCTGACCGCCGGCGAGTACATGTTCAGCAACGGCTACCGCAACGGCGGCAACCCGTGGGCGGTCGGCCTCTACGCGACCGGCAACAAGTCCGTGGCGATCCGCGACTACTCGATCAACCACAACCCGCTGACCTACGGCGAGTACGGCTTCGACTCCACCGGGCCCGAGGTCCACGCCGACGGCGAGATCTGGAACGCGACCAACTGGCGCGTCCGCCAGGCGCTGGTCCGGAAGTGGAACGCGACGTACCCCTACTCCGACAAGGCGCTGCAGCTGCGCTGCGCTCGGGGGAAGGGCGTCCAGTCGCCGCTGCCCGCGTCGCGCTGCCCGGGCAACCGCCGCTGGATCCAGCTCGTCTTCGACGCCTTCCTGCTGCAGCAGGGGGCCACCAGCATGCTCGACGCCCGCGACGCCATGCTCGCCGCGGACCGCATGCGCTTCGGCGGTGCGGACCAGAAGGTGCTGTGGAAGGCCTTCGCCCGCAGCGGCATGGGCACCCGCGCCAGGACGCCCGACGCCGACAGCAGCAACCCCACGCCGAGCTTCGCGACGCCGACCGGCCACCGCTCGGTGCGCTTCGGGCTGCGCCTGCCGAGCGGCAAGGCCGTCGCCGGCAAGGTGTACGTCGGCACCTACGAGGCGCGCGCCACCCCGGTCGCCGACACGCTGAGCAAGACCGGCCGCGACGCGGTCGACAGGTTCGCCCCCGGCACCTACCGCGGCCTCGTGCAGAGCGCCCGGACCGGCCTCCAGCGGGTCCGGTTCACCGTCCGCGCCGGCCGCGGCACCCAGGCGGTGCGGTTCACCGTCCACCCCAACCTCGCCGGCCAGGCCAACGGCGCCAAGGTGGTCCGGTCCAGCAGCGGCAGCCTCAACCCGTCGTACCTCATCGACGCGACGGAGGGCACCAACTGGGCAGGCGTCGTCGGCAGCGGCAACGTCGACGACAAGGGCAAGCACCCGTTCGTCGTGGTCGACCTGGCCGGCTCGCACTCGCAGCGGATCACCCGGTTCCTGGTCAGCGCGATGCTCCGGCCGGCCCCGGCCAGTCCGACCGACGTGCCGCTCGCGCAGGACCCCGACTCGGGGTCGCGCTTCACCGCGCTGCGCAAGTTCGGCATCGACGTGTGCACCAAGGCGTGCACCACCTCGGGCGCGGTCTGGAAGCGGGTCTACACCAGCAGCGGCTCGGCGTTCCCGAGCGTGCGCCCGCGACCGACGGCGCCGACGCTCAACGCCCGGGTGTTCCGCCTGCGCTCGGCGGTCCGGGCCACCCACGTGCGGCTCGTCGCGCTGGAGAACCAGTGCACCGGGTTCGCGGGCTACGCCGGCGAGATCGACAACGACCCGACCAACGACACCGACTGCAAGTCGGCCTCGGACCGCGGCTCGATCGTCCACGCCGCCGAGCTGGAGGTCTTCGGCGGCTGA
- a CDS encoding IS3 family transposase (programmed frameshift): protein MPKPYPQEFRDDVVRVARNREPGQHLKQIAADFGISESCLTNWMAKADVEDGTKPGVTAAENAELREARKRIRLLEQENEVLRRAAAYLSQANLPKVMYPLVRELAEDGIPVTVTCRVLKIARQPYYRWLAGPVTERDLVEAHRANALFDAHRDDPEFGYRFLLDEAVEAGQDMASRTAWRICSSNGWWSAFGKPKRGKNGRTGPPVHDDLVERDFTAEVPNELWLTDITEHRTAEGKLYLCAIKDVFSNRIVGYSIDSRMKSRLAVAALDSAVARRAAEGYSAAGCIVHSDRGSQFRSRKFVHALNRYGLVGSMGRVGAAGDNAAMESFFSLLQKNVLDRQSWATRQDLRIAIVTWVERTYHRRRRQDALGRLTPIEYETIMTTPATQAA from the exons ATGCCCAAGCCCTATCCCCAGGAGTTCCGCGACGATGTCGTGCGCGTGGCCCGCAACCGGGAGCCAGGTCAGCATCTGAAGCAGATCGCGGCCGACTTCGGGATCAGCGAGTCGTGCCTGACGAACTGGATGGCCAAGGCCGATGTCGAGGACGGCACCAAGCCCGGGGTGACCGCGGCCGAGAACGCCGAGCTGCGTGAGGCCAGGAAGCGGATCCGGCTGCTGGAGCAGGAGAACGAGGTCCTGCGTCGTGCGGCGGCGTATCTCTCGCAGGCGAACCTGCCG AAAGTGATGTACCCGCTCGTCCGCGAGCTGGCCGAGGACGGGATCCCCGTCACGGTGACGTGCCGGGTGCTGAAGATCGCTCGCCAGCCCTACTACCGCTGGCTGGCGGGCCCGGTCACCGAACGCGACCTGGTCGAGGCGCACCGGGCCAATGCCCTGTTCGACGCCCATCGCGACGACCCGGAGTTCGGCTACCGGTTCCTGCTCGACGAAGCCGTCGAGGCCGGTCAGGACATGGCCAGCAGGACTGCGTGGCGGATCTGCTCGAGCAACGGCTGGTGGAGCGCGTTCGGCAAGCCCAAGCGCGGCAAGAACGGCCGGACGGGGCCGCCGGTGCACGACGACCTGGTGGAACGCGACTTCACCGCTGAGGTCCCCAATGAGCTGTGGCTGACCGACATCACCGAGCACCGCACCGCCGAGGGCAAGCTCTACCTCTGCGCGATCAAGGACGTCTTCTCCAACCGGATCGTGGGCTACTCCATCGACTCGCGGATGAAGTCACGCCTGGCCGTCGCTGCCCTGGACTCAGCGGTCGCCCGACGCGCCGCCGAGGGCTACTCGGCGGCGGGGTGCATCGTTCACTCGGACCGCGGGTCGCAATTTCGCAGCCGGAAATTCGTCCATGCCCTGAACCGGTACGGCTTGGTCGGATCGATGGGCAGGGTGGGCGCGGCTGGCGACAACGCCGCCATGGAGTCGTTCTTCTCGCTGTTGCAGAAGAACGTCCTGGACCGACAGAGCTGGGCCACTCGCCAGGACCTGCGGATCGCGATCGTGACCTGGGTCGAGAGGACCTATCACCGTCGTCGCCGACAAGACGCGCTCGGTCGGTTGACCCCCATTGAGTACGAGACCATCATGACCACGCCAGCCACTCAGGCTGCGTGA
- the glgP gene encoding alpha-glucan family phosphorylase, translating to MRAIRRFTVRPVLPEALLPLGELAGNLRWSWHPPTQDLFASIDQQLWTRSRQDPTRMLGLVPTARLEELAEDADFRARLEAVHADLRDYLENPRWFQGLPEGAPRGIAYFSPEFGITAALPQYSGGLGILAGDHLKSASDLGVPIIGVGLLYRHGYFKQSLSREGWQQERYPVLDPDELPISVLREADGSLAKVTVGMPEGQTATARVWVANVGRVPLLLLDTDVEENNEVLRDITDRLYGGQTEHRLRQEMLLGIGGVRAIRTFTRLTDRPAPEVFHTNEGHAGFLGLERIRELTEEQGLEFDAALEVSRAGTVFTTHTPVPAGIDRFPRELVAQYFGGDNAQPGVPVERILALGAESYEGGDPGVFNMAVMGFRLSQRANGVSQLHGHVSRGMFGGLWPAFDESERPIGSITNGVHAPTWVAREIFDLAREMGVDPDSSPQADSPERVFEVADQVPGKRVWEIKRILRERLVLDARRRLKESWLERGASSAELKWVDSALDPDVLTIGFARRVPSYKRLTLMLRDPARLKALLLDPERPIQLLIAGKAHPADDGGKRLINEIVRFADDPEVRHRIVFMPNYDIAMAQPLYPGCDVWLNNPLRPYEACGTSGMKAALNGGLNLSILDGWWDEWYDGNNGWAIPSADGVEDPDRRDDLESAALYDLIENDVAPRFYDHDADGVPQRWLEMVRHTLRSLGPKVLADRMVRDYVTTLYQPATESARTLNDDYKGALELAAWKDRVRKAWPGVRVDHVDSSGIGDAPEVGAVMKVQAFVTLAGLSPDDVDVQVLHGRVGESDTLRDLTVSPLQLAESYEADRHRYDGEVRLSTSGAFGYTLRVVPRNSHLASVAELGLVTLPS from the coding sequence GTGCGCGCGATCCGACGATTCACCGTCCGACCTGTCCTGCCCGAGGCCCTGCTCCCGCTCGGCGAGCTGGCCGGCAACCTGAGGTGGTCCTGGCACCCCCCGACCCAGGACCTCTTCGCCTCGATCGACCAGCAGCTGTGGACCCGCAGCCGCCAGGACCCGACCCGCATGCTCGGGCTGGTCCCGACCGCGCGGCTCGAGGAGCTGGCCGAGGACGCCGACTTCCGTGCGCGCCTCGAGGCCGTCCACGCCGACCTGCGCGACTACCTGGAGAACCCGCGCTGGTTCCAGGGCCTGCCCGAGGGCGCCCCGCGCGGGATCGCCTACTTCTCCCCGGAGTTCGGCATCACCGCCGCCCTCCCGCAGTACTCCGGCGGCCTCGGCATCCTGGCCGGTGACCACCTCAAGTCGGCCAGCGACCTGGGCGTGCCGATCATCGGCGTGGGCCTGCTCTACCGCCACGGCTACTTCAAGCAGTCGCTGTCCCGCGAGGGCTGGCAGCAGGAGCGCTACCCCGTCCTCGACCCCGACGAGCTGCCGATCTCGGTCCTCCGCGAGGCCGACGGGTCCCTGGCCAAGGTCACCGTCGGCATGCCGGAGGGCCAGACGGCCACCGCTCGGGTCTGGGTGGCCAACGTCGGCCGCGTCCCGCTGCTGCTCCTCGACACCGACGTGGAGGAGAACAACGAGGTCCTGCGCGACATCACCGACCGTCTCTACGGCGGCCAGACCGAGCACCGCCTGCGCCAGGAGATGCTCCTCGGCATCGGCGGCGTGCGGGCGATCCGCACCTTCACCCGCCTGACCGACCGCCCCGCGCCCGAGGTGTTCCACACCAACGAGGGCCACGCCGGCTTCCTGGGCCTGGAGCGCATCCGCGAGCTCACCGAGGAGCAGGGCCTGGAGTTCGACGCCGCGCTCGAGGTCTCCCGCGCCGGCACCGTCTTCACCACCCACACCCCGGTCCCGGCCGGTATCGACCGCTTCCCGCGCGAGCTGGTGGCGCAGTACTTCGGCGGCGACAACGCCCAGCCCGGCGTGCCGGTCGAGCGCATCCTCGCCCTGGGCGCGGAGAGCTACGAGGGCGGCGACCCCGGCGTCTTCAACATGGCCGTGATGGGTTTCCGGCTCTCCCAGCGCGCCAACGGCGTCTCGCAGCTGCACGGCCACGTCAGCCGCGGCATGTTCGGCGGACTGTGGCCCGCCTTCGACGAGTCCGAGCGGCCGATCGGCTCGATCACCAACGGCGTGCACGCGCCGACGTGGGTCGCCCGCGAGATCTTCGACCTCGCCCGCGAGATGGGCGTCGACCCCGACAGCTCCCCGCAGGCCGACAGCCCCGAGCGCGTCTTCGAGGTCGCGGACCAGGTGCCGGGCAAGCGCGTCTGGGAGATCAAGCGCATCCTCCGCGAGCGCCTCGTCCTCGACGCGCGTCGCCGGCTCAAGGAGTCGTGGCTCGAGCGCGGTGCCAGCTCCGCCGAGCTCAAGTGGGTCGACAGCGCCCTGGACCCCGACGTGCTCACGATCGGGTTCGCGCGCCGCGTGCCGTCGTACAAGCGTCTGACGCTGATGCTGCGCGATCCCGCGCGCCTCAAGGCGCTGCTGCTCGACCCCGAGCGCCCGATCCAGCTGCTCATCGCCGGCAAGGCCCACCCGGCCGACGACGGCGGCAAGCGCCTGATCAACGAGATCGTCCGCTTCGCCGACGACCCCGAGGTCCGCCACCGCATCGTCTTCATGCCCAACTACGACATCGCGATGGCCCAGCCGCTCTACCCCGGCTGCGACGTGTGGCTCAACAACCCGCTGCGTCCCTACGAGGCGTGCGGCACCTCCGGCATGAAGGCCGCGCTCAACGGCGGCCTCAACCTGTCGATCCTCGACGGCTGGTGGGACGAGTGGTACGACGGCAACAACGGCTGGGCGATCCCGTCCGCCGACGGCGTCGAGGACCCCGACCGCCGCGACGACCTCGAGTCGGCTGCGCTCTACGACCTGATCGAGAACGACGTCGCGCCGCGGTTCTACGACCACGACGCCGACGGCGTGCCGCAGCGCTGGCTGGAGATGGTGCGCCACACTCTGCGCTCGCTCGGCCCCAAGGTGCTCGCCGACCGCATGGTGCGCGACTACGTCACCACGCTCTACCAGCCCGCCACCGAGTCCGCCCGCACGCTCAACGACGACTACAAGGGCGCCCTCGAGCTCGCCGCCTGGAAGGACCGCGTCCGCAAGGCGTGGCCGGGCGTGCGTGTCGACCACGTCGACTCCAGCGGCATCGGCGACGCCCCCGAGGTCGGCGCGGTCATGAAGGTCCAGGCGTTCGTCACCCTCGCCGGCCTCAGCCCCGACGACGTCGACGTCCAGGTGCTGCACGGTCGGGTCGGTGAGTCCGACACGCTGCGCGACCTCACCGTCTCGCCGCTGCAGCTGGCCGAGTCCTACGAGGCCGACCGGCACCGCTACGACGGCGAGGTCCGGCTCAGCACGAGCGGCGCGTTCGGCTACACGCTGCGCGTCGTGCCCCGCAACAGCCACCTGGCCTCGGTCGCAGAGCTCGGACTGGTCACGCTGCCGAGCTGA
- the glgX gene encoding glycogen debranching protein GlgX, producing the protein MPTNTWSWSALDERAPVWPGYHQQLGATWSERSTNFAVFSPESTAAWVCLFDEDGTETRHQLTEHTLGVWHGALPDVPVGQRYGFRVGGRWAPDHGLRFNRDKLLLDPYAKALTGSVWGHHELLAHDPGDPRRRSQVDSAPYMPKCVVVKDDFDWQGDTQLRRRWRDTVIYELHVKGFTQLHDRVPEHLRGTYAGLATDHVLDYLTDLGVTAVELLPVQHFVSERALVDRGLSNYWGYNTLAFLAPHAAYSSSGDLGQQVTEFKQMVKRFHERGLEVILDVVYNHTAEGGADGPTYSFRGLDDLGFYKRAGTVGDAYWDVTGCGNTVDSTSLGALRLILDSLRYWVTEMHVDGFRFDLASALARTGHAVDMRSAFLTTISQDPVLRHVKLIAEPWDASMDGYLVGSFPPPWVEWNDRYRDTMRSFWRGDGTGVRDVASRLAGSSDLYADDGRSPYASVNFVTAHDGFTLRDLVSYERKHNHANGEHDRDGTDNNLSSNYGVEGETDDEEIRALRRRQAANLLVTLCLSSGAPMITAGDERGRTQRGNNNAYCQDNEISWVDWRADDAWLDVYEVARAALRLRRQHPALRQRHHFQGTPTLAGGPKDLAWLHPDGREMSQPDWYDGRLRTVGMFVSGDPLRSPGPEGEQQRDRSFLVWFNARDEPVDVTQMENPWVGSGEVVLSTCPDNPVGTAVQAGDTLTMSARSLVLLRQH; encoded by the coding sequence GTGCCGACGAACACCTGGAGCTGGAGCGCCCTGGACGAGCGAGCCCCCGTGTGGCCGGGTTACCACCAGCAGCTCGGGGCGACGTGGTCCGAGCGGTCGACGAACTTCGCGGTCTTCTCCCCCGAGTCGACGGCCGCGTGGGTCTGCCTGTTCGACGAGGACGGCACCGAGACCCGCCACCAGCTGACCGAGCACACGCTCGGGGTGTGGCACGGCGCCCTGCCCGACGTGCCGGTCGGGCAGCGCTACGGGTTCCGGGTCGGCGGCCGGTGGGCGCCCGACCACGGGCTGCGGTTCAACCGCGACAAGCTGCTGCTCGACCCCTACGCCAAGGCGCTGACCGGGAGCGTGTGGGGCCACCACGAGCTCCTCGCCCACGACCCCGGCGACCCGCGGCGGCGCAGCCAGGTCGACTCCGCGCCGTACATGCCCAAGTGCGTGGTGGTGAAGGACGACTTCGACTGGCAGGGCGACACCCAGCTGCGCCGCCGCTGGCGCGACACCGTGATCTACGAGCTGCACGTCAAGGGGTTCACCCAGCTGCACGACCGGGTGCCCGAGCACCTGCGGGGGACGTACGCCGGCCTGGCGACCGACCACGTGCTCGACTACCTCACCGACCTCGGGGTGACCGCGGTCGAGCTGCTGCCCGTCCAGCACTTCGTCAGCGAGCGGGCGCTCGTCGACCGGGGGCTGAGCAACTACTGGGGCTACAACACCCTGGCGTTCCTGGCCCCCCACGCGGCGTACTCCTCCTCCGGCGACCTCGGCCAGCAGGTCACCGAGTTCAAGCAGATGGTCAAGCGGTTCCACGAGCGCGGGCTCGAGGTGATCCTCGACGTGGTCTACAACCACACCGCCGAGGGCGGAGCCGACGGGCCGACGTACTCCTTCCGTGGGCTCGACGACCTCGGCTTCTACAAGCGGGCCGGCACCGTCGGCGACGCCTACTGGGACGTCACCGGGTGCGGCAACACCGTCGACTCGACCAGCCTCGGCGCGCTGCGGCTGATCCTCGACTCGCTGCGCTACTGGGTGACCGAGATGCACGTCGACGGCTTCCGCTTCGACCTCGCCTCGGCGCTCGCGCGCACCGGCCACGCGGTCGACATGCGCAGCGCCTTCCTCACCACGATCAGCCAGGACCCCGTGCTGCGGCACGTGAAGCTCATCGCCGAGCCGTGGGACGCGAGCATGGACGGCTACCTCGTCGGATCGTTCCCGCCGCCGTGGGTGGAGTGGAACGACCGCTACCGCGACACGATGCGCAGCTTCTGGCGCGGGGACGGCACCGGCGTCCGCGACGTCGCCTCACGGCTGGCCGGGTCCTCCGACCTGTACGCCGACGACGGGCGCTCGCCGTACGCCTCGGTGAACTTCGTGACCGCCCACGACGGCTTCACGCTGCGCGACCTGGTCTCCTACGAGCGCAAGCACAACCACGCCAACGGCGAGCACGACCGCGACGGCACGGACAACAACCTGTCCTCCAACTACGGCGTCGAGGGAGAGACCGACGACGAGGAGATCCGCGCGCTGCGCCGGCGCCAGGCAGCCAACCTCCTGGTCACGCTCTGCCTGTCGTCCGGGGCCCCGATGATCACCGCCGGCGACGAGCGCGGACGCACGCAGCGCGGCAACAACAATGCTTATTGTCAGGACAACGAGATCTCCTGGGTCGACTGGCGGGCCGACGATGCCTGGCTCGACGTCTACGAGGTCGCCCGGGCCGCACTGCGGCTGCGCCGGCAGCACCCCGCACTGCGGCAACGGCACCACTTCCAGGGCACCCCGACGCTCGCCGGCGGCCCCAAGGACCTCGCCTGGCTGCACCCCGACGGGCGCGAGATGTCCCAGCCGGACTGGTACGACGGCCGCCTGCGCACCGTGGGCATGTTCGTCTCCGGCGACCCCCTCCGCTCCCCCGGCCCCGAGGGCGAGCAGCAGCGGGACCGGTCGTTCCTCGTGTGGTTCAACGCACGCGACGAGCCCGTGGACGTGACGCAGATGGAGAACCCCTGGGTCGGCAGCGGCGAGGTCGTCCTCTCCACCTGTCCCGACAACCCCGTCGGCACCGCCGTCCAGGCCGGCGACACGCTCACGATGTCCGCGCGCTCGCTGGTGCTCCTTCGCCAGCACTGA